One window of the Salmo trutta chromosome 35, fSalTru1.1, whole genome shotgun sequence genome contains the following:
- the LOC115174511 gene encoding ADP-ribosylation factor 6: MGKMLSKIFGNKEMRILMLGLDAAGKTTILYKLKLGQSVTTIPTVGFNVETVTYKNVKFNVWDVGGQDKIRPLWRHYYTGTQGLIFVVDCADRDRIDEARQELHRIINDREMRDAIILIFANKQDLPDAMKPHEIQEKLGLTRIRDRNWYVQPSCATTGDGLYEGLTWLTSNYKS, translated from the coding sequence ATGGGGAAAATGCTCTCGAAGATCTTTGGCAACAAGGAGATGAGGATATTGATGCTTGGACTTGATGCTGCTGGCAAGACCACCATCCTCTACAAACTGAAGCTGGGCCAGTCCGTCACCACCATTCCCACTGTCGGCTTCAACGTTGAGACGGTAACCTACAAAAACGTGAAGTTCAACGTGTGGGACGTCGGGGGCCAGGACAAGATCCGGCCGCTGTGGAGGCACTACTACACCGGCACCCAGGGCCTCATCTTCGTGGTGGACTGCGCCGACAGGGACCGGATAGACGAGGCCCGCCAGGAGCTCCACCGGATCATCAACGACCGGGAGATGCGAGACGCCATCATCCTGATCTTCGCCAATAAACAGGACCTGCCCGACGCCATGAAGCCCCACGAGATCCAGGAGAAGCTGGGCCTGACCCGGATCAGGGATAGGAATTGGTACGTTCAGCCATCGTGTGCTACCACCGGTGATGGACTATACGAGGGTCTGACCTGGCTCACCTCCAATTACAAATCTTAA